From Brienomyrus brachyistius isolate T26 unplaced genomic scaffold, BBRACH_0.4 scaffold42, whole genome shotgun sequence, one genomic window encodes:
- the LOC125722817 gene encoding uncharacterized protein LOC125722817, with product MANYRTKLRNLGCPELSINSLKHKPADRCQPAYDVKKPRKAEVNFCPPYPAGETQDSLEGERLALLSEVKKRHNDKVVREKMAKTFAYRRQEVVRNKPMIVEFKIRWPGLFTVAEMEAEFVRITTRPLVSKFHAQLDQHTAQLFKVLKKKGGSAGNKISRILLPIRQNETIEKRRECILKALCIYLNEDPNILFKEWGFINSYSSD from the exons ATGGCCAACTACAGGACAAAGCTTAGAAACTTGGGGTGTCCAGAACTGAGCATCAATTCCCTCAAGCACAAACCTGCAGATAGATGTCAGCCTGCCTACGATGTCAAAAAACCGAGGAAAGCAGAAGTAAATTTTTGTCCTCCCTATCCTGCTGGAGAGACCCAGGACAGTCTTGAAGGTGAAAGATTGGCATTGTTATCTGAGGTCAAGAAGAGACATAATGATAAAGTTGTCAGAGAAAAGATGGCCAAGACCTTCGCATACAGAAGACAGGAGGTCGTTAGAAACAAGCCCATGATCGTGGAGTTCAAGATCAGATGGCCAGGACTGTTCACTGTGGCAGAG ATGGAAGCAGAATTTGTGAGGATCACTACTCGTCCCCTTGTCTCAAAGTTTCATGCACAGCTTGACCAACATACTGCCCAGCTCTTCAAAGTGTTGAAGAAGAAAGGAGGCTCTGCAGGGAATAAAATCAGCAGGATTTTGCTCCCAATCAGACAG aATGAAACCATTGAAAAGAGGAGAGAGTGCATCCTGAAGGCACTTTGTATCTATCTGAACGAAGACCCGAACATCCTCTTCAAAGAATG GGGCTTCATCAATTCATACTCTTCTGACTAG